One genomic region from Salvia hispanica cultivar TCC Black 2014 chromosome 2, UniMelb_Shisp_WGS_1.0, whole genome shotgun sequence encodes:
- the LOC125206207 gene encoding UDP-glycosyltransferase 86A1-like: MGKAKAHAIMISVPHQGHINPFICLALKLASKGITVTFVHLESVHHKLLSKLGPQADPFSQARRSGLDIRYTTISDGLPLEFDRDLHLEVHWGAIMRDFPALVDDFVGEMIRSDPDFDYFLMTDTNYTWPPAVARKYNLVNVSFWTQTTMTFAILYHWHLLKQNGHFPCKDDMEEEIDYIPGVEPIKAKDLMSYLKESGLVSIVTDAMAAALDAVKSADLILHNTMPELEPETLSALNEHQPNYAVGPLNFSKSLHSYTISNSLRSEADCTDWLQSKPPNSVLYVSFGSFVHSTKQVIEELAHGLLLSGVDFVWVIRPGMLSCDNADVLPEGFGDLIEGKGLIVPWCNQMSVLSNPAVGGFLSHCGWNSTLESMWRGVPMICYPIAYDQTTNRKLVIEKWKFGVNLCDGESLDRVEIAEKIKGFMSGVYLESLRQEASKLKVAMEKALEIDGSSDRTFDQFLENLKAKMDAKTKF; encoded by the exons ATGGGAAAGGCAAAGGCGCACGCCATAATGATATCCGTCCCACACCAAGGCCACATCAACCCATTCATCTGCCTTGCTCTCAAGCTCGCTTCCAAGGGCATTACCGTCACTTTTGTCCATCTCGAATCCGTCCATCACAAGCTCCTCTCCAAACTCGGCCCCCAAGCCGACCCCTTCTCCCAGGCAAGGCGGTCTGGCCTTGACATCCGCTACACCACCATCAGCGACGGCCTCCCTCTCGAGTTTGACCGCGATCTCCATCTCGAGGTGCACTGGGGGGCTATCATGCGCGATTTTCCCGCCCTCGTCGATGACTTTGTGGGGGAAATGATACGTTCAGATCCCGATTTCGACTATTTCTTGATGACCGACACGAATTATACGTGGCCGCCCGCCGTTGCTCGCAAGTACAACCTCGTTAATGTTTCCTTTTGGACACAGACGACGATGACATTTGCCATTCTCTACCATTGGCATCTTCTCAAGCAAAATGGCCATTTTCCATGCAAAG ATGACATGGAGGAAGAAATCGACTATATTCCAGGGGTGGAGCCAATAAAGGCAAAAGATTTGATGTCATACTTGAAGGAATCCGGACTGGTAAGCATTGTGACAGATGCTATGGCCGCTGCATTGGACGCCGTGAAATCTGCGGATCTGATTCTCCACAACACCATGCCTGAGCTCGAACCAGAAACCCTATCAGCTCTCAACGAACACCAGCCCAATTACGCCGTCGGTCCCCTCAACTTCTCCAAGAGTCTCCACTCCTACACCATCAGCAATAGCTTAAGGTCTGAAGCCGACTGCACCGACTGGCTCCAGTCCAAGCCGCCCAATTCGGTTCTCTACGTCTCCTTTGGAAGCTTCGTCCACTCCACCAAGCAAGTCATTGAAGAGTTGGCTCATGGCCTTCTCCTCAGCGGCGTGGACTTTGTTTGGGTGATCAGGCCTGGTATGCTCAGCTGCGACAACGCTGATGTTCTGCCGGAGGGGTTTGGAGATTTGATTGAGGGGAAAGGGTTGATTGTTCCTTGGTGCAATCAAATGAGTGTTCTCTCTAACCCTGCAGTTGGCGGATTTCTGTCGCACTGTGGATGGAATTCGACTCTCGAGAGCATGTGGCGTGGTGTGCCTATGATCTGTTACCCCATAGCATATGATCAGACTACCAATAGGAAACTGGTGATTGAGAAATGGAAGTTTGGAGTGAATCTTTGCGATGGAGAATCTCTTGACAGGGTGGAAATTGCAGAGAAAATTAAAGGTTTTATGAGTGGGGTTTATTTGGAAAGTCTGAGGCAAGAGGCGAGTAAACTCAAAGTGGCGATGGAGAAGGCACTCGAAATTGATGGGTCGTCGGATAGGACTTTTGATCAATTTCTGGAGAATTTGAAGGCC